The Pseudonocardia sp. HH130630-07 DNA window TACGACCACGACCTTACGGAGCCGGTGAACTACACCGCCGACATGACAGTAGAGTTGAACTATGCGCCCATCTGACCAGACAGATTTGCGAGCGACCCGTCGCCTGTCTACTGACTTTTCGGGTTATCTCAGGCCAGAAGAGCTGAATTATCGAAAGCTCGACGCGGCCGCTACTGTTGTCCTCGATGCTAATGTACTGCTTGACCTTTACGAACTCGGTAGAGCTCCACGCAACGAGGTAATGGAAGCTCTTCGTGGTTTAGGAGCGCGTCTATGGGTCCCTTACCAAGCAGCTCTTGAGTTCAGCCGCAACCGAACTACTACAGTGCGAAATAGGCAGGGGAAGTATAAGGCGATTGCGTTATCCTTGCGAAATGCCCCAGAAGCCGCCGCGCGAGAGCTCTATAAGCCAGTCGAGAGGCTCATAGAACTTCGCGCGAAGGCGCGCACTACGCACGATTGGCTCCCACAAGCGCACTCGTTAACGAAGGACGACCTAACTAAGATGCTTGCAGGGACGATTAATGCCGCGCTCGAAGAGATCGATCGCCTCCAAAAAGAGCAGGATGTCACAACGGAGGCAGTTCATACTGATGACCATCTATTCTTGGAGGTAGACGAGCTCTTGGCCGGGAAGATCGGTTCGCCGTTCCCGGCAAACGAGCTCCGCTCGCACGTCGAAGAAGCCGTCAGTTTCCGGTTCCCGAATGAAATCCCTCCTGGTTACGACGACGCTGGCAAACCTACGGATCTGCTGGCAGCCGGGGACTATCTTCTTTGGCGACAGGTAATCGAACATGTGCGCGTCATCCAAAAGCACGAGATGGCTCCAGTTGTGCTTGTCACGAGCGAACGTAAGGGGGACTGGTGGGTCCTGAAAGATGGCGAATCGACCGGTGCCGCAAGACCCGAGTTAATTCATGAGCTTGCAGAAGAGGCCAGCGCCTCCCTCATCCTGCTATCGCTGGCAGAGTTCGTTCGCCTGGCGAAAGAGCGACCGAACTCGCATATCTCCGATGACACAGTGGAGCAACTGCGCGAGGCGGCGACCCCGGACAGCGGTCAGCTCATTCTGAGTTCGTTGAGCTCAACGGAGCTAACAGCCCTAGTCGGTAGACTTATAAGAGCAATGGGGTTTGATAACGTTGCCATACTCCGCAGCGATAATACTAAACATGCTTTCGCTACAGCGGGCGGGAACGGAAGAAGGGCTGTCGTTGGCCTACTTATCGACGATACGCGCAGACACAGCATGACAGAGTTCACGAATTTCCTCGAAGCCGCAAAGCTGGACGGGCATTCGGATGTGATCGCGTACGTCGCGCTCCGCCCGGCGCGGTTTCATGTTAGAAAGGCCGCGCGGGAGGCTAACGTACTCCTGATGGATGGGCCACGCCGTTACGGCGCACTCGAAAGTGAACTCGGAATTGTTGCCGCCCCTTATGAGCCAATTCCTTAGCGAGTCGGGGCTCGCCGCGCGGGGACCGGCCGGAGGCCGCACGCTCCGCGCGGCGCCGTAGGCGCCGCCTTGATACCGAATGGAAGGTCTAGACACGGCGCGCTGGCTCCGTTGTCGTGTCCCGGCTGATGCTTGACGTTCCGGTCGCACCTGATGCTTGACGTTCGGGCGCGGTCAGACGGTGCCGGCGTCGACCACGGTCACCCACGCTTCGGCTCGATCGGCGTCGGCGCCGCTGGTGATCGCGATGCTCCGGGCGTGGGGTCGTGTCGTGTCGAACTGGTCGTCGCTGAGCTTCAGGGCGAGCACGGCGACGTCGTAGGCGGCTTCGCCGTTCATTCCACGTGGGTCGATCACCCACAACCGCGAGTGTCCGCGCAGCACGTTGGGCGGCGAGAGGTCGGCGTGGCACAGGCGGTCCGACGCCCCGTTGTCGAGCTGGTCGAGTACCGCGATCGCGGCGCGTCGGTCAGCGGGAGCAGCGGGACCGCGGTGCGGCGGCTGGTTGTCGATCGGCGGGTCGATGAGGCGTCCCCGGAGCCACGGAATGATGCTCGGCGCCTTCGGTGCGCCCGGCTGGTCGAGGAGCGTTCGCAGCTTGATCGCCACTGCTTCCAGGTCGGCCGGGTTCGGTTCGTCCTCGGCGAGTGAGGTGCCGGGGGTGACGGCGTCCATCGCGGTCCACGTGCTGGTCTGGGTCTGCCGCACGAGGTGCACGGCGGGCGCGAGGTCGACGCAGGCGAGGCGGTCGAGTACGGCGGCCTGGTGGACGGCGTCGTGGTCGGGACTTGATCGCAGGACCAGGTGTGCGCCGGTGACGCTGGTGGCCTCGACGACGTGGGCGAACCGGGCTCGGAAGATCTGGCCGGTCGGGGTCACGGCGAGGTCGGCGCAGACGTCGGTCAGCTCGGTGGGCAGGGCGTCGATCCACGCGCGTGCGCGGTCGGGCCACCGTGCCGTTGCGGCGTGTGCGACGTCGGGTCGAAGTCCGGTCACGGGCGCAGTGCCTCGATCAGGGCATGCATGTCGTCGACGACGGCGATGGCGTCCGCGTCGGTCAGTCCCTCGGCCCGCTCCGGTCGCACATCTGACGCCCGGCCGTCGCCGTCGCGGGGCCCCTACGGGCTACGGGCTGCGCGACCTCCGCCACTACTTCGCCACGGTCCTGATCTTCGGCGGAGCCAACGTGAAGACGGTCCAGCTCGCCATGGGGCACACCACGCCGACGGTCACCCTGAACACCTACGTCGGGTACTGGCCGGACGCCGTCGACCAGACCCGGACGCTGGTGGATTCCGCGCTCAGTTGTACCGGGTTTGTACCCGGCACCCCCTGAGTCAAGGTCTCAGCAGCTCAGGGCCGGTCGGTCACCGGTAGTTGGTGAACTGCAGCGCGATGCCGAAGTCCTTCGACTTGAGCAGGGCGATCACCGCCTGCAGGTCGTCCTTCTTCTTGCCCGACACCCGCAGCTGGTCGCCCTGGATCTGGGCCTGGACGCCCTTGAGCTTCTCGTCGCGGATGGCCTTGCTGATCTCCTTGGCCTTGTCCTGCGCGATGCCCTGCAGGATCTTGCCGCCGGCCCGGTAGGTCTTGCCGGAGATCGCGGGCTCGTCGGCCTCGAACGCCTTCAGCGAGATGTCCCGCTTGATCAGCTTCTCCTTGAACACCTCGATGCCCGCGCGCAGGCGCTCCTCGGTGTCGGACTCGAAGGTGATCGCCTCCTCGCCGGCCCAGGAGACCGTGGTGTTCGTCCCGCGGAAGTCGAAGCGCTGGGAGAGCTCCTTGCCGGCCTGGTTCAGCGCGTTGTCGACCTCCTGCCGGTCCACCTTGCTGACGACGTCGAACGACGGGTCGGCCATGTGCGGGTCCTCCTCCGGGGTCGGGGCCCCCTCGTCGGGGGCGCACGTGTCGTGTCGTATCCTCGTCCACGCACTGAGAGAGATCGACGTGCACCCCGGCTGGTTGCCCGAGCGGCCAAAGGGAGCGGACTGTAAATCCGTCGGCGTAGCCTTCCCAGGTTCGAATCCTGGACCAGCCACAGCAGGTGAAAGAGACCCCCGACCAGCGGAAACGCCGGAACCGGGGGTCTCTTTCGTTGTCCGGGTGTGTCCGGGGATCCAGCTCCTCGTGTCCGCTGCGGCGTGCGCCGATCAACGGAGCGGCGACGGGGTCCGGCGGTGCGGCCCCGGGTGCGACGATGGCGTCATGGGTATCCCGACTCCGACGCTGGAGACCGGACGGCTCCGGTTGCGGCCGTTCACCGACGCCGACGCCGACGCCGTCTACGCGTTGCAGAGCGATGCCCACGTGCTGCGTTACTGGGACTCCCCGCCCTGGACCGACCGCGCGTCGATCGCGCGCTTCCTGGGCCGTTGCCGGACGATGGCGGAGGAGGGCAGCGGCGTGCGGGTGGCAGTCGAACGCACGGCGGACGGCGCCTTCATCGGCTGGTGCTCGGTCAACAGCTGGAATCCCGACTGGCGCAGCGCCTCCCTGGGCTACTGCCTCACCGAGGCGGCGTGGGGACGCGGCCACGCGACGGAGGCGGCGCGGGTCCTGCTCCGGTGGGCGTTCGGCACGTTCGACCTCAACCGGGTCCAGGCGGAGACCGACACCCGCAACGTGGCCTCCGCGCGGGTGCTGGAGAAGCTCGGATTCGTGCGCGAGGGGACGTTGCGGGAGGACTGCATCGTCAACGGTGATGTGTCCGACTCGTGGGTGTACGGCTTGCTGCGGCGTGAGTGGGCGGGCTGACCTGAGGTCGCTCGCCGAGCACCCGGCCGCGACGTGCTCAGCGCGTTCCGCGGAACGCGCCCCCTGACAGCCGGAGTCGTCCGGTCTGGCCGGTTCCGCACTCTCCTCGCGGGGGATCCTCCCCGAAGTTCCTGGTCAGGCCCCGGTCAGGACGCGCGTCCGCTATGGACCGGACGATTCTCCGTGCCGCACTCCACTTCGCCCGGCGT harbors:
- a CDS encoding PIN-like domain-containing protein translates to MRPSDQTDLRATRRLSTDFSGYLRPEELNYRKLDAAATVVLDANVLLDLYELGRAPRNEVMEALRGLGARLWVPYQAALEFSRNRTTTVRNRQGKYKAIALSLRNAPEAAARELYKPVERLIELRAKARTTHDWLPQAHSLTKDDLTKMLAGTINAALEEIDRLQKEQDVTTEAVHTDDHLFLEVDELLAGKIGSPFPANELRSHVEEAVSFRFPNEIPPGYDDAGKPTDLLAAGDYLLWRQVIEHVRVIQKHEMAPVVLVTSERKGDWWVLKDGESTGAARPELIHELAEEASASLILLSLAEFVRLAKERPNSHISDDTVEQLREAATPDSGQLILSSLSSTELTALVGRLIRAMGFDNVAILRSDNTKHAFATAGGNGRRAVVGLLIDDTRRHSMTEFTNFLEAAKLDGHSDVIAYVALRPARFHVRKAAREANVLLMDGPRRYGALESELGIVAAPYEPIP
- a CDS encoding aminoglycoside phosphotransferase family protein, translated to MTGLRPDVAHAATARWPDRARAWIDALPTELTDVCADLAVTPTGQIFRARFAHVVEATSVTGAHLVLRSSPDHDAVHQAAVLDRLACVDLAPAVHLVRQTQTSTWTAMDAVTPGTSLAEDEPNPADLEAVAIKLRTLLDQPGAPKAPSIIPWLRGRLIDPPIDNQPPHRGPAAPADRRAAIAVLDQLDNGASDRLCHADLSPPNVLRGHSRLWVIDPRGMNGEAAYDVAVLALKLSDDQFDTTRPHARSIAITSGADADRAEAWVTVVDAGTV
- a CDS encoding YajQ family cyclic di-GMP-binding protein, which codes for MADPSFDVVSKVDRQEVDNALNQAGKELSQRFDFRGTNTTVSWAGEEAITFESDTEERLRAGIEVFKEKLIKRDISLKAFEADEPAISGKTYRAGGKILQGIAQDKAKEISKAIRDEKLKGVQAQIQGDQLRVSGKKKDDLQAVIALLKSKDFGIALQFTNYR
- a CDS encoding GNAT family N-acetyltransferase, which translates into the protein MGIPTPTLETGRLRLRPFTDADADAVYALQSDAHVLRYWDSPPWTDRASIARFLGRCRTMAEEGSGVRVAVERTADGAFIGWCSVNSWNPDWRSASLGYCLTEAAWGRGHATEAARVLLRWAFGTFDLNRVQAETDTRNVASARVLEKLGFVREGTLREDCIVNGDVSDSWVYGLLRREWAG